One Natrinema longum genomic window carries:
- a CDS encoding DNA-directed RNA polymerase subunit K, with product MQQQEHNRYEKARILGARALQISYGAPVLIETEQTEPILIAAEEYDADVLPFTVKRGYDRK from the coding sequence ATGCAACAGCAAGAGCACAACCGCTACGAGAAGGCACGCATCCTCGGCGCTCGAGCGCTGCAGATCTCCTACGGTGCGCCGGTGTTGATCGAGACCGAGCAGACGGAACCGATCCTCATCGCCGCCGAGGAGTACGACGCCGACGTGCTTCCCTTTACCGTCAAGCGGGGGTACGACCGGAAATGA
- a CDS encoding heavy-metal-associated domain-containing protein: MTQITEYRVTDFDCPTCASNVERALSKADGVERVEVHYTTGRVEIEFDETAVDADRLERAITNQGYTPRPR, encoded by the coding sequence ATGACCCAGATCACCGAATACCGCGTCACCGACTTCGATTGTCCGACGTGTGCGAGCAACGTCGAACGAGCCCTGTCGAAAGCGGACGGCGTCGAGCGCGTCGAGGTCCACTACACGACCGGTCGCGTCGAAATCGAGTTCGACGAGACGGCCGTCGACGCCGATCGCCTCGAGCGAGCCATCACGAACCAGGGGTACACGCCCCGTCCCCGGTGA
- a CDS encoding DNA-directed RNA polymerase subunit D, which translates to MTEAYDVEFVEREDREARFLVRGVTPGFANGIRRAMVADVPTMAVDTVRFVENSSVMFDEQLALRLGLVPLTTPPVGEFTEDDTVTLSIDVEGPATAYSGDLVSSDELVQPADENVPIIELKDGQRLEAEADAVIDRGKDHAKHQGGVAVGYRHLQRVAVDGDLPEFEDQESQIIRGVIEDDGELVPTSEFDHDLSNRYPGKEVRVEDVPNAFVFHVETDGSFPVEELVTRAAETLEARATELEDAVQL; encoded by the coding sequence ATGACTGAAGCGTACGACGTCGAGTTCGTCGAACGCGAGGATCGTGAGGCACGATTCCTCGTTCGCGGCGTGACACCCGGGTTCGCAAACGGCATCCGTCGGGCGATGGTCGCCGACGTGCCGACGATGGCCGTCGATACCGTTCGGTTCGTCGAGAACTCGTCGGTCATGTTCGACGAGCAACTCGCCCTCCGTCTCGGGCTCGTCCCGCTGACGACGCCGCCGGTCGGCGAGTTCACCGAGGACGATACGGTCACGCTCTCGATCGACGTCGAAGGGCCGGCAACCGCCTACTCCGGCGATCTCGTCAGCAGCGACGAGCTCGTCCAACCCGCGGACGAGAACGTTCCCATCATCGAACTCAAGGACGGCCAGCGCCTCGAGGCCGAGGCCGACGCCGTGATCGACCGCGGCAAAGACCACGCCAAGCATCAGGGCGGGGTCGCGGTCGGCTACCGACACCTCCAGCGCGTGGCGGTCGACGGTGACCTGCCGGAGTTCGAGGACCAAGAGAGTCAGATCATCCGTGGCGTCATCGAGGACGACGGCGAACTCGTTCCGACGAGCGAGTTCGACCACGACCTCTCGAATCGCTATCCGGGCAAAGAGGTCCGGGTCGAGGACGTGCCAAACGCGTTCGTCTTCCACGTGGAGACGGACGGCTCGTTCCCCGTCGAGGAGCTCGTGACGCGGGCCGCGGAGACGCTCGAGGCGCGTGCGACCGAACTCGAAGACGCAGTACAGCTATAG
- a CDS encoding GNAT family N-acetyltransferase, with amino-acid sequence MSVNIDSRVVAPGSDDFVDQAWQLKEEINRQEGVLKQRHDFFTDAYRRSKVHCYVQKGDLIGFAAVRRDGYILFLAVDPEFRSEGVGKRLVAHVADDHDTITCHARTSNENALQFYEHLGFEIKRRIDGYYEDGGDAYYLKLGADVGIADRISDLIRR; translated from the coding sequence GTGAGCGTCAACATCGACAGTCGGGTCGTCGCGCCGGGGAGCGACGACTTCGTCGACCAAGCCTGGCAGCTAAAGGAGGAGATCAACCGTCAGGAAGGTGTGCTCAAGCAGCGACACGACTTCTTTACTGACGCGTATCGCCGGTCGAAAGTACACTGTTACGTCCAGAAGGGGGACCTCATCGGCTTCGCCGCCGTTCGACGCGACGGCTACATTCTCTTTCTCGCGGTCGACCCCGAATTCCGCAGCGAAGGCGTCGGGAAACGCCTCGTCGCCCACGTCGCGGACGACCACGATACGATCACGTGTCACGCTCGGACGAGCAACGAGAACGCCCTCCAGTTCTACGAACATCTCGGCTTCGAGATCAAACGCCGGATCGACGGCTACTACGAGGACGGCGGCGACGCCTACTACCTGAAACTCGGGGCCGACGTCGGTATCGCCGACCGGATTTCCGATCTGATACGGCGTTAA
- a CDS encoding DNA-directed RNA polymerase subunit N has product MMVPVRCFTCGNVVAEHWEEFDERANEGDEDPEKVLDELGVDRYCCRRMLVSHTDLVDIVSPYQ; this is encoded by the coding sequence ATGATGGTACCGGTCCGGTGTTTCACCTGTGGCAACGTCGTCGCCGAACACTGGGAGGAGTTCGACGAGCGGGCCAACGAGGGCGACGAGGACCCCGAGAAGGTCCTCGACGAACTCGGCGTCGACCGCTACTGCTGTCGGCGCATGCTCGTCAGTCACACCGATCTCGTCGATATCGTCTCCCCGTACCAGTAA
- a CDS encoding 30S ribosomal protein S4, with product MPLGTDTKQYETPNHPYQGERIASEHSLVDRYGLKNKEELWRAQSELRSYRREARELLGQAQDDDVVIRRSEEFLGRLKRVGILDETDELGDILSLEVEDILERRLQTVVYRSGLANTAQQARQFITHGHIVVDGQRHLVPSYVVDIDEEDLVAFDENSPLADELHPERAEGQ from the coding sequence ATGCCACTCGGCACTGACACCAAACAATACGAGACGCCGAACCACCCCTACCAGGGTGAACGCATCGCCAGCGAGCACTCCCTCGTCGACCGCTACGGTCTCAAGAACAAAGAAGAGCTCTGGCGAGCCCAGTCCGAGCTTCGCTCCTACCGGCGCGAGGCCCGCGAACTGCTCGGCCAGGCCCAGGACGACGACGTCGTCATCCGCCGCTCCGAGGAGTTCCTCGGACGGCTCAAACGCGTCGGCATCCTCGACGAAACCGACGAACTCGGCGACATCCTGTCGCTCGAGGTCGAGGACATCCTCGAGCGTCGACTGCAGACGGTCGTCTATCGAAGCGGACTGGCCAACACGGCCCAGCAGGCCCGCCAGTTCATCACCCACGGCCACATCGTGGTCGACGGACAGCGCCACCTCGTCCCCTCTTACGTCGTCGACATCGACGAAGAGGATCTGGTGGCCTTCGACGAGAACAGTCCGCTCGCGGACGAACTGCATCCGGAACGCGCGGAGGGTCAGTAA
- a CDS encoding RtcB family protein, with amino-acid sequence MTTFDANGITLERVREYVWEIPQEGDMRVPARVLASEALLEEIKDDKTLEQITNTTHLPGITNHAICMPDGHQGYGFPVGGVGALDAENGCISPGAVGYDINCLSGETEVLLEHGRRVPIEQLENRFEEEKVMVADDELTPSSIRLFTERDGATVYEVETETGDRIEATADHPFRTPDGMRPLGELTEGDQVAIQPFQGLPDEEPTEFTVLSKDDFADENSQLLRALTERDLLPLKSTDDAFNRFLKLVGFHTGDGAIGNDGQTWFYGDSEDLEAIQDDIEAIGFTASKIYERDRSHDIDGNAFETTEYSVRATSKAFQKMLLELGAPDGRKIESDFTTPWYFNRLADWQKALYASAYFGAEMNTPAAQHDKNLYCPKVSQTRTADVADAGREFMTELASFLGDIDIETNEIERFETDSNGDHETVRIRLGIKNDSENLIRFFSTVGYRYNAEKQRKSIAALQYLKRKEAVIDRRLSISERAKAMADGGTAPAEIKAEFDINERFIERSIWSGRSGRPRPPADFPGFEEYCESVSVRDDCSVRTRIRSIEPLGEQPVYDIGVTHDAHNFVADGFVVSNCGVRMMRTNLTYDDVRGHEEELVDSLFANIPSGLGGGGIVEAGVDTIDEILARGVDWALENGHAVEDDLRHCEDEGRREGAEPDNVSQKAKDRGKNQIGSLGSGNHFLEVQRVTDVFDSGVGEAYGLEEDQIVVLIHCGSRGLGHQTCNDYLRKIEQQHKGLLDRLPDRELAAAPAGSQLAEDYYGAMNAAINFAWVNRQLIMHRTRQVFERVFDRSWEAMEMELLYDVAHNIAKKETHTVSAEPHSADGASGVEPRVDGEERELYVHRKGATRAFPAGHPEVPDAYRDVGQPVIIPGSMGAGSYVLRGGENSMDLTFGSTAHGAGRLMSRTQAKNEFWGGDVQQDLEDQQAIYVKAQSGATIAEEAPGVYKDVDEVVRVSDELGIGDKVARTFPVCNIKG; translated from the coding sequence ATGACAACCTTCGACGCCAACGGCATCACGCTCGAGCGGGTGCGCGAGTACGTCTGGGAGATCCCACAGGAAGGCGATATGCGCGTCCCTGCGCGGGTACTGGCGAGTGAAGCACTGCTCGAGGAAATCAAAGACGACAAGACGCTCGAGCAGATCACGAACACGACCCACCTGCCGGGGATCACGAACCACGCGATCTGCATGCCCGACGGGCATCAGGGCTACGGCTTCCCGGTCGGCGGGGTCGGGGCGCTCGACGCCGAGAACGGCTGTATTTCGCCGGGCGCGGTCGGCTACGACATCAACTGTCTCTCGGGGGAGACGGAGGTTCTCCTCGAGCACGGCCGCCGGGTTCCGATCGAACAGCTCGAGAATCGCTTCGAGGAGGAAAAGGTAATGGTTGCTGATGACGAACTCACGCCATCGTCGATCCGTCTATTCACCGAGCGTGACGGTGCGACAGTATACGAAGTCGAGACGGAAACAGGCGATCGAATCGAGGCGACGGCGGATCATCCCTTCCGAACCCCGGATGGAATGCGGCCGCTCGGAGAACTCACTGAAGGTGATCAGGTAGCTATCCAGCCGTTTCAGGGCTTGCCGGACGAGGAACCGACGGAATTTACGGTGCTTAGCAAAGACGATTTCGCCGACGAGAATTCACAGCTCCTGCGCGCGCTTACGGAGCGTGATCTCCTTCCGCTGAAATCGACGGATGACGCCTTCAATCGATTCCTCAAACTCGTCGGATTTCACACTGGTGACGGTGCGATCGGAAACGACGGTCAGACGTGGTTCTATGGGGATTCCGAGGATCTCGAGGCGATCCAAGACGATATCGAAGCGATCGGCTTTACCGCGTCGAAGATTTACGAACGCGATCGATCTCACGATATCGACGGGAACGCGTTCGAGACGACGGAGTACAGCGTTCGTGCGACGTCGAAGGCGTTCCAAAAGATGCTGCTGGAACTCGGCGCACCTGACGGACGGAAGATCGAGTCCGACTTCACGACACCGTGGTATTTCAACAGGCTAGCCGACTGGCAAAAAGCGTTGTACGCGTCCGCCTACTTCGGTGCCGAGATGAACACGCCCGCTGCCCAGCACGACAAGAACCTGTACTGTCCAAAGGTGTCGCAGACGCGGACCGCTGATGTGGCTGACGCCGGTCGGGAATTCATGACGGAGCTGGCGTCGTTCCTCGGCGACATCGACATCGAAACGAACGAAATCGAACGCTTCGAAACTGATTCGAACGGCGACCACGAGACGGTTCGGATCCGTCTCGGGATCAAGAACGACTCCGAAAACCTGATCCGGTTCTTCTCGACCGTCGGCTACCGGTACAACGCCGAAAAGCAGCGCAAATCGATCGCGGCACTGCAGTACCTCAAGCGAAAGGAAGCGGTAATCGACCGCCGACTGTCGATCTCCGAACGAGCGAAAGCGATGGCCGACGGCGGAACGGCTCCAGCCGAGATCAAAGCCGAGTTCGATATCAACGAGCGATTCATCGAACGCAGTATCTGGAGTGGACGGTCGGGCCGGCCGCGGCCACCCGCCGATTTCCCCGGGTTCGAGGAGTACTGTGAGTCAGTCTCCGTGCGTGATGACTGCAGCGTTCGAACCCGGATCAGATCGATCGAACCTCTCGGCGAGCAGCCAGTGTACGATATCGGTGTCACACACGACGCTCACAACTTCGTCGCCGACGGATTCGTGGTTTCGAACTGTGGCGTCCGGATGATGCGGACCAACCTGACCTACGACGACGTGCGGGGCCACGAGGAGGAACTCGTCGATTCGCTCTTCGCCAACATCCCATCGGGCCTCGGCGGCGGCGGGATCGTCGAAGCCGGCGTCGATACCATCGACGAGATCCTCGCGCGCGGGGTCGACTGGGCCCTCGAGAACGGCCACGCCGTCGAAGACGACCTGCGCCACTGCGAGGACGAAGGGAGGCGCGAGGGCGCGGAGCCGGACAACGTGAGCCAGAAAGCCAAAGACCGCGGGAAGAACCAGATCGGCTCGCTGGGGTCGGGCAACCACTTCCTCGAGGTCCAGCGCGTGACCGACGTCTTCGATTCGGGCGTGGGCGAGGCCTACGGGCTCGAGGAAGACCAGATCGTCGTGTTGATCCACTGTGGCTCCCGCGGACTGGGCCACCAGACCTGTAACGACTACCTGCGGAAGATCGAGCAACAACACAAGGGACTGCTGGACCGGCTGCCCGACAGGGAACTCGCGGCCGCGCCCGCGGGGTCACAACTCGCCGAGGACTACTACGGCGCGATGAACGCGGCGATCAACTTCGCGTGGGTCAACCGACAGCTGATCATGCACCGCACGCGGCAGGTCTTCGAGCGCGTGTTCGATCGCTCCTGGGAGGCCATGGAGATGGAGTTACTCTACGACGTGGCTCACAACATCGCGAAGAAGGAAACGCACACGGTGAGCGCGGAGCCGCACTCCGCGGACGGAGCGAGCGGCGTCGAGCCGCGAGTCGACGGCGAGGAGCGCGAACTCTACGTCCACCGCAAGGGTGCCACGCGGGCCTTCCCCGCCGGCCACCCCGAGGTGCCCGACGCCTACCGCGACGTCGGTCAGCCGGTGATCATCCCCGGCAGTATGGGCGCGGGCAGCTACGTCCTCCGCGGGGGGGAGAATTCGATGGACCTCACCTTCGGGTCGACCGCACACGGCGCGGGGCGGCTGATGAGCCGCACCCAGGCGAAAAACGAGTTCTGGGGCGGCGACGTCCAGCAGGACCTCGAGGACCAGCAGGCGATCTACGTCAAGGCCCAGTCCGGAGCCACGATCGCCGAGGAAGCGCCGGGCGTCTACAAGGACGTCGACGAGGTCGTCCGCGTCTCGGACGAACTCGGCATCGGCGACAAGGTCGCGCGGACGTTCCCGGTGTGTAACATCAAGGGCTAA
- a CDS encoding 30S ribosomal protein S11 encodes MSQNDEKWGIAHVHASFNNTVMTVTDLTGAETIAKSSGGTAVKQNRDEASPYAAMQMAESVAEEVKSAGITGLHVHVRGPGGNLQKSPGPGAQATIRALARSGIEIGRIEDVTPIPHDGSRAPKGKGGY; translated from the coding sequence ATGAGCCAGAACGACGAAAAGTGGGGCATCGCCCACGTGCACGCATCGTTCAACAACACCGTCATGACCGTGACCGACCTCACGGGCGCGGAGACGATCGCCAAGTCCTCCGGTGGGACGGCGGTCAAGCAGAACCGCGACGAAGCGTCGCCGTACGCGGCCATGCAGATGGCCGAATCCGTCGCCGAAGAGGTCAAATCGGCCGGCATCACGGGCCTGCACGTTCACGTGCGTGGCCCCGGCGGAAACCTCCAGAAGTCCCCCGGTCCCGGCGCGCAGGCGACGATCCGCGCGCTCGCCCGCTCGGGCATCGAGATCGGGCGCATCGAGGACGTCACGCCGATCCCACACGACGGATCGCGCGCTCCGAAAGGTAAGGGCGGCTACTAG
- a CDS encoding winged helix-turn-helix domain-containing protein: MPEFTSDVTIDDIAVRDTNVSSAVDEPVRAMILDMLADTTRSVTEIDEALAGRGYDRTLNTVRHHVNELRDAGLVEVARLEERNGGTTKYYRANTIVLSYALPEDARADVDSMAQELAPDIAALVADLEATHGDTLDRIADEMAPCEHCRSQKYETYLLLTILRRAFVAGTLRDDPVR; encoded by the coding sequence ATGCCCGAATTCACGTCGGACGTGACGATCGACGACATCGCGGTCCGGGATACGAACGTCTCGAGCGCCGTCGACGAACCGGTCCGTGCGATGATCCTCGACATGCTCGCCGACACGACACGCTCCGTGACGGAGATCGACGAGGCACTCGCGGGACGGGGGTACGACCGGACGCTCAATACGGTTCGCCACCACGTCAACGAACTCCGCGATGCCGGCCTCGTCGAGGTCGCCCGCCTCGAGGAGCGAAACGGCGGCACGACGAAGTACTACCGCGCGAATACGATCGTCCTCTCGTACGCGCTGCCCGAGGACGCACGGGCGGACGTCGACTCGATGGCCCAGGAGCTCGCACCCGATATCGCAGCGCTCGTCGCGGACCTCGAGGCGACCCACGGCGACACGTTGGATCGGATCGCCGACGAGATGGCTCCCTGTGAGCACTGTCGAAGCCAGAAGTACGAGACGTACCTGCTGTTGACGATCCTTCGACGGGCGTTCGTGGCGGGAACCCTTCGAGACGACCCCGTACGGTAG
- a CDS encoding 50S ribosomal protein L18e: MSSKTNPRLNDLIAELKSTSREADADVWRDVADRLEKPRRTHAEVNLGRIERYAREEETVVVPGKVLGSGALQKNVTVAAVNFSSSAETKIDQVGDPVPLEQALEENPDGSDVRVIR; this comes from the coding sequence ATGAGTAGCAAGACTAATCCGAGGCTCAACGATCTCATCGCCGAGCTAAAGTCGACGTCCCGCGAAGCGGACGCCGACGTCTGGCGAGACGTTGCGGATCGACTCGAGAAGCCCCGACGCACCCACGCTGAGGTGAACCTGGGCCGCATCGAGCGATACGCACGCGAAGAAGAGACTGTCGTCGTCCCCGGCAAAGTGCTGGGATCCGGCGCACTACAGAAGAACGTCACCGTCGCCGCCGTCAACTTCTCTTCGTCCGCGGAGACGAAGATCGACCAGGTCGGCGACCCAGTACCGCTCGAGCAAGCGCTCGAAGAGAACCCCGACGGCTCCGATGTCCGGGTGATTCGATGA
- the moaA gene encoding GTP 3',8-cyclase MoaA, whose product MLADEFGREVTGVRVSLTDRCNFDCVYCHNEGLGDTRGPMDPQDDEMSTDDVVRFLEVAAEFDVDAVKFTGGEPMLRQDLEEIIERTPDEMEVSLTTNGTFLPGRAADLVDAGLERVNVSQDALDPEDFAAVTKSGAYEKVLEGVEAALDAGLDPVKLNMVVFEHTAGYVPEMVDHVAANDGLQLQLIEYMPELTGKPEWNIDIGRVHDWLAEQADEIEHREMHDRKRYWVDGGMVEIVDPVENPTFCANCHRVRVTHEGHLKGCLNRNDDLKSMGEMTKPEIREAFRDVVANRVPYYGEYMVQNADGEWELNEKYLEEYAGV is encoded by the coding sequence ATGCTCGCCGACGAATTCGGTCGGGAGGTTACTGGGGTTCGCGTCTCCCTCACCGATCGGTGTAATTTCGACTGTGTCTACTGTCACAACGAAGGGCTGGGGGATACCCGGGGACCGATGGATCCACAGGACGACGAGATGTCGACCGACGACGTCGTTCGGTTCCTCGAGGTCGCCGCGGAGTTCGACGTCGACGCGGTCAAGTTCACGGGTGGAGAGCCGATGCTCCGACAGGATCTCGAGGAGATCATCGAACGCACGCCCGACGAGATGGAGGTCTCGCTGACGACCAACGGGACGTTCCTCCCCGGTCGCGCCGCGGATCTCGTCGACGCCGGCCTCGAGCGGGTCAACGTCTCCCAGGACGCGCTCGATCCGGAGGACTTCGCCGCCGTGACGAAAAGCGGGGCCTACGAAAAGGTCCTCGAGGGAGTCGAAGCGGCGCTGGACGCGGGGCTGGACCCGGTCAAGCTCAACATGGTCGTCTTCGAGCACACGGCGGGGTACGTGCCGGAGATGGTCGATCACGTCGCGGCAAACGACGGGCTCCAGCTCCAGTTGATCGAGTACATGCCCGAGCTGACGGGGAAGCCGGAGTGGAACATCGACATCGGGCGGGTCCACGACTGGCTGGCCGAGCAGGCCGACGAGATCGAACACCGGGAGATGCACGACCGAAAGCGGTACTGGGTCGATGGCGGGATGGTGGAGATCGTCGATCCCGTCGAGAACCCGACTTTCTGTGCGAACTGTCACAGGGTCCGCGTGACCCACGAGGGGCACCTGAAGGGGTGTCTCAACCGCAACGACGACCTCAAGTCGATGGGCGAGATGACGAAGCCGGAAATCCGCGAGGCCTTCCGCGACGTCGTCGCGAACCGGGTCCCATACTACGGCGAGTACATGGTCCAGAACGCCGACGGCGAGTGGGAGCTCAACGAAAAGTACCTCGAGGAGTACGCCGGCGTTTGA
- a CDS encoding archease, with amino-acid sequence MGFDLCDHTADIAVSATGDSLEAVFAAVADGLAAASCDGIPADAGDRFPLTVTAESREALLFDYLDELIYLRDVRAELPVDHRVESIAPPSTPDRSADGGGAAGDGSDEWQLDASARGVGLVEIDAREIKAVTYSEMRLEPVETDGNETGGWEAYVVFDV; translated from the coding sequence ATGGGATTCGACCTGTGTGACCACACGGCCGACATCGCGGTGTCGGCGACCGGCGACTCGCTCGAGGCGGTCTTCGCGGCGGTAGCCGACGGCCTCGCGGCCGCATCGTGTGACGGGATTCCGGCGGACGCCGGCGACCGGTTTCCCCTCACCGTCACAGCCGAGAGCCGCGAGGCGCTGCTGTTCGACTACCTCGACGAACTGATCTACCTGCGGGACGTCCGGGCGGAACTCCCCGTCGACCACCGCGTCGAGTCGATCGCGCCGCCGTCGACACCCGATCGCTCGGCCGACGGTGGTGGGGCGGCGGGCGACGGATCCGACGAGTGGCAACTCGACGCCAGCGCCCGCGGCGTCGGACTCGTCGAGATCGACGCCCGCGAGATCAAGGCCGTGACGTATTCCGAGATGCGACTCGAGCCCGTCGAGACCGACGGGAACGAAACCGGCGGCTGGGAGGCGTACGTCGTCTTCGACGTGTGA
- a CDS encoding 30S ribosomal protein S9: MVTNTSGKKKTAVARATVREGEGRVRINSQPVELVEPETSRLKMLEPFRIVGEDLRGEMDIDVRVEGGGISGQADAVRTAIARGIVQQTNDAELRDAFMEFDRSLLVNDVRQSEPKKWGGPGARARYQKSYR, from the coding sequence ATGGTAACCAACACGAGTGGCAAGAAAAAGACGGCCGTCGCTCGCGCCACGGTGCGCGAAGGCGAGGGTCGCGTTCGAATCAATTCCCAACCGGTCGAGCTGGTCGAACCGGAGACCTCTCGCCTCAAGATGCTCGAGCCGTTCCGCATCGTCGGCGAGGACCTGCGCGGCGAGATGGATATCGACGTTCGCGTCGAAGGCGGCGGCATCAGCGGCCAGGCAGACGCCGTCCGAACCGCTATCGCACGCGGGATCGTCCAGCAGACGAACGACGCGGAACTCCGCGACGCGTTCATGGAGTTCGACCGCTCGCTGCTGGTCAACGACGTTCGCCAGTCCGAACCGAAGAAGTGGGGCGGCCCGGGCGCTCGGGCGCGCTACCAGAAGTCCTACCGCTAA
- a CDS encoding 50S ribosomal protein L13: MSLAEFDADLVVDAQDCILGRVASEVAQRALDGERVAIVNAEDAVITGDKEDVFETYRTRRQLGSDRGPYYPKRPDTIFKRSVRGMLPYKKPRGREALDSVRVYVGNPYENDDTESEVLEGTSLDRLSNIRFVHLHEVSEQLGANVTW; this comes from the coding sequence ATGAGTCTCGCAGAGTTCGACGCGGATCTCGTCGTCGACGCACAGGACTGTATTCTCGGTCGAGTCGCGAGCGAGGTCGCCCAGCGCGCGCTGGACGGCGAACGCGTCGCGATCGTCAACGCCGAGGACGCGGTCATCACCGGCGACAAGGAAGACGTCTTCGAGACGTACCGTACGCGGCGACAGCTCGGCTCGGACCGCGGGCCGTACTATCCCAAACGACCGGACACGATCTTCAAGCGGTCCGTTCGCGGGATGTTGCCGTACAAGAAACCTCGCGGCCGCGAGGCACTCGACAGCGTCCGGGTCTACGTCGGCAACCCCTACGAGAACGACGACACCGAGTCGGAGGTCCTCGAGGGAACGTCGCTGGATCGCCTGTCGAACATCCGCTTCGTCCACCTACACGAAGTGTCCGAACAGTTAGGTGCTAACGTCACATGGTAA
- a CDS encoding 30S ribosomal protein S13, whose amino-acid sequence MSAEEPQEQEDDEDLRYFVRIGQTDLDGTKSVERSLSEMNGIGRRTARLIADEAGVDRTATFGRLDDDVIETVVEVVENYAAEVPDWLNNRQDDFYSGETTHEIGNDLQLTRQHDINRMKMIDSYKGTRHKRGQKVRGQRTKSTGRTEGTIGVNVEEIREEQAEEAAAEEEDEGE is encoded by the coding sequence ATGAGCGCCGAAGAACCTCAAGAACAAGAAGACGACGAAGATCTTCGATACTTCGTCCGCATCGGGCAAACCGACCTCGATGGGACGAAGTCCGTCGAGCGCTCGCTTTCGGAGATGAACGGGATCGGTCGCCGAACCGCCCGGCTCATCGCCGATGAAGCGGGTGTCGACCGAACGGCGACGTTCGGTCGACTCGACGACGACGTCATCGAGACCGTCGTCGAGGTCGTCGAAAACTACGCTGCGGAAGTTCCGGACTGGCTCAACAACCGCCAGGACGACTTCTACAGCGGCGAAACGACCCACGAGATCGGTAACGATCTCCAGTTGACTCGACAGCACGACATCAACCGGATGAAGATGATCGACTCCTACAAGGGAACTCGCCACAAGCGCGGCCAGAAGGTCCGTGGCCAGCGAACCAAGTCCACCGGCCGGACGGAGGGCACCATCGGAGTCAACGTCGAAGAGATCCGCGAAGAACAGGCCGAAGAGGCCGCCGCCGAAGAAGAGGACGAGGGTGAATAA